In Synechococcales cyanobacterium T60_A2020_003, one DNA window encodes the following:
- a CDS encoding diguanylate cyclase, whose protein sequence is MTLQYFNPEEFLILVVDDHADNLKVLRIILEIAGYRLTFARSGTQALDRIHTLRPDLILLDLVMPDIDGLEVCKRLQETPECAAIPIIFITASDEIEHLVKAFAAGAVDYITKPFSQPELLARVRTHLELKLLRDRALRQFEQERIVSSITHGIHHSLNLATVLQTAVSELLPFLNADRVLIGQFTDDRCYCLAEELTLAAGDRLLKTDLPLQKIPLQSVQFQQWSMDAAMPENWSDSHRDWMAQYQVKAALVVPIVQEQQIWGVLLVHYHQEHAWANDEMAVLLRIVDQLAIAIQHSTLHEQLQNANRMLQQVANTDGLTQLANRRHFDEYFAQEWARSQREDALLSFLLCDIDYFKQYNDHYGHPQGDWCLQQVAQVISSVINRPADLVARYGGEEFAVLLPQTGIEGATRVAQNIQQAIDDLKIPHDASAIGHILTLSIGIASVHASKHLCPQDLIESADHALYEAKSGGRNRYVVGSCTYPRPSVRSTMISAAKSLNLPS, encoded by the coding sequence ATGACACTTCAATACTTCAATCCAGAAGAATTTCTAATTTTGGTGGTGGATGACCATGCCGACAACCTCAAGGTGCTGCGAATTATCTTAGAAATTGCTGGCTATCGGTTAACCTTTGCTCGCAGCGGCACCCAAGCTTTAGACCGTATCCACACCCTGCGCCCAGATTTAATTCTTCTAGATCTGGTGATGCCCGATATTGATGGGCTAGAGGTTTGTAAACGACTGCAAGAGACACCGGAGTGCGCCGCGATTCCCATTATTTTTATTACGGCCAGTGACGAAATTGAGCACCTCGTTAAAGCCTTTGCCGCAGGCGCAGTGGATTACATTACCAAGCCCTTTAGCCAACCGGAATTACTGGCACGGGTGCGAACCCATTTGGAACTGAAGCTTTTGCGCGATCGCGCCCTGCGTCAGTTTGAACAGGAACGCATCGTTAGCTCCATCACCCATGGGATTCACCATTCACTCAACCTAGCGACAGTTTTACAAACAGCGGTGTCGGAACTGCTACCTTTTCTCAACGCGGATCGGGTTTTAATCGGTCAATTTACCGATGATCGATGTTACTGCCTTGCAGAAGAGCTGACACTAGCGGCGGGCGATCGCCTCCTCAAAACTGACCTCCCCCTTCAGAAGATACCGCTCCAGTCCGTGCAGTTCCAGCAATGGAGTATGGATGCAGCGATGCCAGAGAACTGGTCTGACAGTCATCGCGACTGGATGGCGCAGTATCAGGTTAAGGCGGCGCTGGTGGTTCCGATTGTTCAAGAGCAACAGATTTGGGGCGTATTACTGGTTCACTACCACCAGGAACACGCTTGGGCAAATGATGAAATGGCCGTGCTGCTGCGTATTGTCGATCAGTTGGCGATCGCCATTCAGCATTCCACTCTCCATGAACAGCTTCAAAACGCTAATCGTATGCTGCAACAAGTCGCCAATACAGACGGGCTCACCCAGCTTGCGAATCGTCGTCACTTTGATGAATATTTTGCCCAGGAATGGGCGCGATCGCAGCGAGAAGATGCATTGCTGTCGTTTCTCCTATGCGACATTGATTATTTCAAACAATACAACGATCACTATGGCCATCCTCAAGGAGACTGGTGTTTACAGCAGGTTGCCCAGGTTATCTCCAGCGTCATCAATCGCCCCGCCGATCTCGTCGCTCGCTATGGGGGAGAAGAATTTGCAGTGCTGCTTCCCCAGACAGGTATCGAAGGCGCTACCCGTGTTGCCCAAAATATTCAACAGGCCATTGACGACCTTAAGATTCCCCACGACGCATCTGCAATCGGTCATATCCTGACCCTCAGTATCGGTATCGCCAGTGTTCATGCGTCGAAGCACCTCTGTCCTCAAGACTTAATTGAGTCGGCTGACCACGCGCTATACGAAGCCAAATCGGGCGGACGCAATCGTTATGTTGTAGGCAGTTGTACGTATCCGCGTCCCTCCGTTCGCTCGACCATGATCTCAGCCGCTAAGAGCCTAAATTTACCGTCCTAA
- a CDS encoding 8-amino-7-oxononanoate synthase translates to MVETVDKFGFIAEQLAQRRQAHLLRTVQPFDPQGAVVGKRGDSLRHGSANREIVNFSSNDYLGLSKHPRLIAVAQDYMQRYGTSAAASRLVTGTYPIHQQLEQQLAIALGVESGLLFSSGFQANSTILPALVDSSSVVVCDRQIHNSMVQGILASRARFIRYRHNDLAHLEQVLQTVSQRDYNRILIASETVFSMDGDRTDVDALADLAHHYNAILYLDDAHALGVLGKDGLGLAAHHPGVDILIGTFGKAFGAFGAFVGCSQTVRDYLMNYCPGFIYTTALPPAVIGAISAALELIPILEGDRQRLSQNAEQLRTGLHAIGGDTGTSSSQIVPLIIGDEAITLHLAHWLDQRGLLATAIRPPTVAKGTARIRFALSSHHTPDQIDTLVHAIRDWQTHDTTN, encoded by the coding sequence TTGGTGGAAACCGTAGACAAGTTTGGATTTATCGCAGAGCAGTTGGCCCAGCGGCGTCAGGCTCATTTATTGCGAACCGTACAACCGTTTGACCCCCAAGGGGCTGTGGTTGGCAAACGAGGGGATAGCTTAAGGCATGGCAGCGCTAACCGCGAGATCGTCAACTTTAGCTCGAATGATTATTTGGGGTTGTCAAAGCATCCTCGGCTGATTGCGGTTGCTCAGGACTATATGCAGCGCTATGGAACCAGTGCCGCCGCCTCGCGATTGGTCACGGGAACCTATCCGATTCACCAACAGCTTGAACAACAATTAGCCATTGCCTTGGGGGTAGAGTCTGGACTCCTGTTTAGCTCTGGATTTCAGGCCAACTCCACCATTTTGCCTGCCCTAGTGGATTCATCATCGGTGGTGGTGTGCGATCGCCAAATCCATAACAGTATGGTGCAAGGAATTTTAGCCAGTCGGGCACGGTTTATTCGCTATCGCCACAACGACCTTGCTCATTTAGAACAGGTACTTCAAACGGTATCCCAACGGGACTACAACCGCATTCTCATCGCCTCGGAAACAGTGTTTAGTATGGATGGCGATCGCACTGATGTCGATGCCCTGGCTGATTTAGCCCATCACTACAATGCCATTTTGTATCTGGACGATGCTCACGCCTTGGGTGTCCTTGGCAAGGATGGTCTAGGACTGGCCGCCCACCATCCAGGGGTGGATATTCTGATTGGCACCTTTGGGAAAGCCTTTGGTGCCTTTGGTGCGTTTGTGGGCTGTTCGCAGACCGTGCGGGATTATTTGATGAACTACTGTCCTGGATTCATCTACACCACGGCCTTACCCCCCGCTGTAATTGGAGCTATTTCGGCAGCGCTGGAGTTGATTCCGATCCTAGAGGGCGATCGCCAACGCCTGAGCCAGAACGCAGAACAGCTTCGCACAGGTCTACATGCCATCGGTGGCGATACCGGAACCTCCAGTTCGCAAATTGTGCCGCTGATTATTGGGGATGAGGCCATAACCTTACACCTTGCTCACTGGCTAGACCAGCGCGGTTTGCTTGCCACCGCTATCCGTCCTCCCACTGTTGCCAAGGGGACGGCTCGGATTCGCTTTGCCTTATCCAGTCACCATACCCCTGATCAGATTGATACCTTAGTTCACGCAATTCGCGATTGGCAAACTCATGACACAACAAATTGA
- a CDS encoding alpha/beta hydrolase, which produces MTQQIEAIAYHGWGYDQTAWIEWKTVFADQNIAFAAFDRGYFGDGFTPQFSEQAFKLLFVHSYGLHLCPQEQLQMADLLVIFSSFLTFHPEPEQLKRRSQRVLQRMVDEFKVNPIEVLTTFKINSSDPSTECPTNVNHDLLLRDLKHLGSTQLDPSIVQSIPKILVFHGDSDRIVPVDQGRCFVSQIASDADYIEVAGAGHALPFTHLTECWATVNAHLPFRDDPE; this is translated from the coding sequence ATGACACAACAAATTGAGGCGATCGCCTACCACGGCTGGGGATACGATCAGACGGCCTGGATAGAGTGGAAAACGGTCTTTGCGGATCAAAATATTGCGTTTGCGGCCTTTGATCGGGGATATTTCGGGGATGGGTTTACCCCTCAGTTTTCAGAACAGGCGTTTAAGCTGCTTTTCGTCCATTCCTACGGACTGCATCTTTGTCCCCAGGAACAGCTACAAATGGCGGATTTACTGGTCATTTTCAGCAGCTTTCTCACGTTTCACCCAGAGCCAGAGCAGCTGAAGCGGCGATCGCAGCGAGTCTTGCAGCGTATGGTGGATGAGTTTAAGGTCAATCCCATAGAGGTGCTGACAACATTCAAAATCAACAGCAGCGATCCGTCTACCGAGTGTCCGACAAACGTTAATCACGACCTGCTTCTTCGAGATCTTAAACACTTAGGAAGCACTCAGCTTGATCCATCTATCGTTCAATCCATCCCCAAAATTCTGGTGTTTCATGGAGACAGCGATCGCATTGTACCTGTAGACCAAGGACGCTGCTTCGTTAGTCAGATAGCCTCCGACGCGGATTATATCGAGGTTGCGGGTGCTGGTCACGCGCTACCGTTCACCCACCTCACCGAATGCTGGGCAACCGTAAACGCCCATCTCCCGTTTCGGGACGATCCGGAGTGA